gattaagaacttGTGTCATTCAAGCTAAGTCCATTACATTTAACCTTTCCAGAATTAAATATAACTCAATAATCAAGCTATTGGTGgccaaacaatatcaagaaattaGCAATACACACACTTGAATGAACATgagaatttttactaaatatttgCATAAGAAAATTACTCAACTAAACATAGGGTTCTTCAACAGTTCAAACCATTAAAAAGTTTAGCTCATAGCTAACTCAAGAACCACCATTACAAGATAAAACTTAGACATGGAGTTTGAATGTTAagttaaagaaattaaaagagagaagaaattaaaagagagaagaaagtaATAGCAAACAATAATGGAGGATTTTTCCAAAAGGATGGATGTTGAATCTTGTTGTGCTTCTCCTCTttcctcctccttcttcttcttctttcaatCTTCTTTTTTCTGTGTAAAAATGGCAGCCCCCAACTCTAATTTCGTTTAGCCCTTTTCTCTAAATGGAGGCCCCCTTTTTTCTTCTCTCTCCTTAGGTTTTGTACCTTTTTGCCCCAAATAAACCCTACACATGTCATGTAGATAGCCTCTCCATGTAATGGCTCCAGCCACCACTCTTATATTGCCACatcatctccacaaatgccacctcttttaatgaaatgccAACTCAccctttttctaagaaaataaaacacatCAGCCACAAATCTGCTTCTTTGCAGCAAAAACTTCACAGAATTTCAGCAAAATTAAGAACATGACTAACTTGCTATTTTCTTTTCCAATTTATGCACAAGAGTTATTGATTTTAACTAACAActtcaaaatacacaaaaagACATAAAACACTGAAATTTTCACAAATTAAGAGACAAACATAATTTAAATGACACACAATTACATAAAAAACATGCTTAAAGTGATATCAAATAACTCTTTACTCAAGAGTTAtcaaatgctataaatagatagtgaaggcttcaggaaaattgcACACTTtacatcagaaaaacctgagcctcctctctcttctctagccgccactctctctctctctctctctctctctctctctctctctctctctctctctcttcttccttcatatttcgaacctaccttagtgattagagtagtgcccacacacaacaagcaatacctcaatcatagtgaggaagatcgtgaagaaagatcattagcaaaggagattcagcatcaaggattcagagaaagagatccaggttcagatcttgataatactctgctacagaaaggattcaagggttagagatctgaacggaaggagtcatttaattccgctgcactcaatgtaaagtttcttaaactttatatgtgtttaatttatcgttttagaaagttcttatttaggatgttaataaacatacttgtgagtagatctaagatcctagtaaaataatttccaacagatggGAGTGTAGAGAGATTTAAGGCCAGGTTGATTTCTAAGGGTTACATCCAACTGGAGGGGATCGATTATACAAACACATTTGCTCCAGTAACTAAATTGGTTACTGTCAAACTGGTTATGTCCCTTGCAGCAATCAAAGGTTGGCATCTACATCAATTAAATGTCAACAATGCTTTCCTACATGGTGATCTCCATGAAAATGTGTATATGTCTCTACCTCAAGGGTAGACCTAAGGGGGAGTTACCTCCAAATGCAGTATGCAAATTGCAAAAATTATTGTATGGCTTGAAGCAAGCTTCAAGACAATAGTTTGCCAAATTCTCAAGTGCCTTAACTGAAGAAAGATTTCATCATTCAGCCACAGACCACTCCTTATTCATCAACCATTTTGATGGCAAATTCATTTTCCTACTAGTTTATGTGGATGATGTCATCCTAGCCAGCAATAACTTGGATGAACTTGAAGCATTAAAAGTCAGAATGCATGCTCAATTTCAGCTAAAGGATTTGGGAAAATTAAGGTATTTCTTGGGGTTGGAAGTTGCAAAATCAGATAAAGGAATTTTTGTTTCTCAAAGACCTTATGCACTACAAGTGTTAGAAAGACCTTCGCTATCTAAGAAGTAAGCCTATGAATACACCAATGGAAGCCAATCTCAAACTTGGCCAAGATGAGAAAGAAAAAACTTGCTGATCCAACATTGTACATGAAGATTGTTGAAAAACTTCAGTACCTAACAATCACAAGACCAGATAATTCCTACTCAGTGAATAAGCTGAGTCATTTTCTATCCACACCTCGAGTCACACATTTGCATGTTGCTCAAAGGGTTCTACAATATGTCAAGAGTTGCCCTGGAAAAGGAATCTTTTTTGCTACAAATACAGAAGTCAAATTACATGCCTACACTGACTCAGATTGGGCAGCCTGCCCAGATACAAGGAAATCAACCACTGGTTTCCGTATTTTTGTTGGATCATCCATCATCTCATGGGAGAACAAGAAGCAACACACTATTTCAAGGTCTTCTGCAGAAGCAAAATACAGAGCAATGGCTAACACCACTTGTGAAGTGGTTTGGCTTCTTTCTGTTTTGAAGGAATTGAAGGTTGAACATGAAAGGCCTGCAGTATTATATTGTGATAACAAATCTGCCTAGCACATAACAGCTAATCCAGTGTTTCACGAGAGAACCAAACACATAGAAACTGACTGTCACTTGGTCAGAGAAAAGGTACAACAAGGCATCATCAAGACAGTTCATGTTTCTATAAAAGATCAAATTGTTGACATCCTAACTAAGCCACTCTTTCCTAATCAATTCAATACTTTCAAAGACAAGATGGGATTGAAAGACATTTGCAGTCCAtctccatcttgagggggagtaTTAAGCTTGATTAGTGCATTGATTAGTTAGTTAGAAAGTTAGTTAGATGGTTAGCTCAATCACGGTTAGTTAGTTTGTTGTTGTATTTATTTCTCTTGTAATCTCAGCTACTATCAACATATTGTAACATTCAGATTTGATGAAGTACAATTTAGTTGATTATTTTCTCTCTTTGTTTCTTTCTTTCCTATTCTGTTTCAAGCTTATTCGAactaataaaaaagataaaataaaatattatatttttatataatgtggagatatattattattaaagacacttttaatatatattttattattaggagtgtaattaaatattaaaatttatatatatatatatataatttaatataataatttttataaatataatactaaaattacttttaattttaactGCACCAACAGTGCCTAACAGGCTAATCTATATAtcaattcttttttatttgttttggtttAGTGCGGCGTTTTTGTTGTTTGATCTGAGTATTTGGATTTTGGGAAAGAAGATTAGGGTTTTGATGACAAAACAAGGTAACCCATGTTTTAAATGTCAGATTGTGTCATAATAAGAAGATAGACTCTTGACTAGTTTTGGTTGATGAAAAGAGAGTACTAGAAAAAAGATAAGATTTTTTGGatttattatattatgataGATTTGGGGGAGTGTTC
This Cannabis sativa cultivar Pink pepper isolate KNU-18-1 chromosome 6, ASM2916894v1, whole genome shotgun sequence DNA region includes the following protein-coding sequences:
- the LOC133039352 gene encoding uncharacterized mitochondrial protein AtMg00810-like, coding for MRKKKLADPTLYMKIVEKLQYLTITRPDNSYSVNKLSHFLSTPRVTHLHVAQRVLQYVKSCPGKGIFFATNTEVKLHAYTDSDWAACPDTRKSTTGFRIFVGSSIISWENKKQHTISRSSAEAKYRAMANTTCEVVWLLSVLKELKVEHERPAVLYCDNKSA